In Bos mutus isolate GX-2022 chromosome 10, NWIPB_WYAK_1.1, whole genome shotgun sequence, a single window of DNA contains:
- the LOC138989569 gene encoding uncharacterized protein, which yields MAPSCEHGGNGSRQRHSPKGKQIPPNSHSQPRVRGRKGFRTNSGEPAGRPAAGRTLRPAPLPAVTPAPAPRRSSADTAPPPARPQPSGPRLADRGGLHLPACRPHPGPGEAVRGLHGPPPRPRFPSVPAGPGPSPSASCAPGPDWSSNGRGAGACPAAAVVSGPLLCRRNAASWPERLMESSRRCPSPLPPRSTPLSPPPQSETSSLLPAPPSRPPRVRPPRPSPAVPPPPLSGPRLRELPGWGGVARGGEASRAGEAGAPAAAAISAPPSRCPFMEMKDPA from the coding sequence ATGGCTCCTTCCTGCGAGCACGGAGGAAATGGCTCTCGTCAGCGTCACTCTCCCAAAGGAAAGCAAATCCCACCGAACTCGCACAGTCAGCCGCGGGTGAGAGGACGCAAGGGTTTCCGCACGAATTCTGGAGAGCCGGCGGGGAGGCCAGCTGCCGGCAGGACTCTACGCCCCGCGCCCCTTCCCGCGGTCACCCCGGCTCCCGCCCCGCGGCGGTCCTCGGCGGACACGGCGCCGCCCCCCGCGCGGCCCCAGCCTAGCGGCCCTCGCCTAGCGGACCGCGGCGGGCTTCACCTGCCCGCCTGCCGGCCGCACCCAGGCCCGGGAGAGGCCGTCCGCGGGCTCCACGGTCCTCCTCCCCGCCCGCGCTTCCCCTCAGTCCCTGCCGGGCCCGGCCCCTCACCGAGCGCTTCTTGCGCTCCCGGCCCGGACTGGAGCAGCAACGGGCGCGGAGCGGGGGCTTGCCCGGCAGCGGCGGTGGTGTCGGGTCCCCTCCTCTGCCGGCGAAACGCGGCGTCCTGGCCCGAGCGACTAATGGAGTCCAGCCGTCGCTGCCCCTCGCCTCTCCCTCCGCGCTCCACCCCTCTCTCCCCGCCCCCTCAGTCCGAGACCAgctccctcctccccgccccgccgAGCCGCCCTCCGCGGGTCCGGCCGCCTCGCCCCTCCCCCGCCGTCCCCCCGCCGCCGCTCTCGGGGCCGAGGCTGCGCGAACTCCCGGGTTGGGGAGGGGTGGCGCGCGGCGGGGAGGCGAGCCGTgcgggggaggcgggggcgcCCGCGGCGGCAGCAATCTCGGCCCCGCCGAGTCGCTGCCCTTTTATGGAAATGAAGGACCCGGCGTAG